Proteins encoded together in one Bradysia coprophila strain Holo2 unplaced genomic scaffold, BU_Bcop_v1 contig_197, whole genome shotgun sequence window:
- the LOC119075293 gene encoding LOW QUALITY PROTEIN: PI-PLC X domain-containing protein 2 (The sequence of the model RefSeq protein was modified relative to this genomic sequence to represent the inferred CDS: inserted 2 bases in 1 codon) translates to MGLTNGQIELISTMANFVDDLENWMTKLPEGVRSTPIKYLAIPGSHDSMSYGISKGRPSVAPDATPIIDRLYKVIPCVVRRWAMTQKLTTTQQLNCGIRYFDLRICLNSKDNFFYFVHGLYCEEINKPLAEIQQFLESHRGEFVVLDCQHFYNFSDNDFDILEKQLITSFXTPWPNQIKISKLQKYLETSLENRSPECGFVTQCVVTPPVDFIVPRFFMSLRRACAEKVRKGLFAWIKTQKPGKFERDEKPTSNVFIADFVDLNNNEFCKIVVGLNEQLLISAI, encoded by the exons ATGGGATTGACTAATGGACAGATTGAACT AATATCAACAATGGCAAATTTCGTCGACGATCTGGAGAATTGGATGACAAAACTGCCCGAAGGGGTTAGATCAAcaccaataaaatatttagcgATACCAg gaagtcatgACTCAATGTCCTACGGTATTTCCAAAGGAAGGCCATCTGTTGCTCCTGATGCCACACCTATAATTGATAGATTATACAAAGTAATACCGTGTGTAGTTAGACGGTGGGctatgacacaaaaattaaccaCAACCCAGCAATTAAATTGTGGAATCAG ATATTTTGATCTACGAATCTGTCTCAATAgtaaagacaattttttttattttgttcatggTTTGTATTGTGAGGAAATAAATAAGCCATTAGCAGAAATCCAACAATTCCTTGAGAGTCACCGTGGTGAATTTGTTGTACTAGATTGTcaacatttttacaatttttccgacaatgattttgacattttgGAGAAGCAACTGATTACAAGTTT AACTCCGTGgccaaatcaaattaaaatatctAAACTACAAAAATACCTGGAAACTTCTTTGGAAAATCGATCGCCAGAGTGTGGATTTGTAACTCAATGTGTTGTGACACCTCCAGTTGACTTCATAGTACCAAG ATTTTTTATGTCTCTTCGTCGTGCATGTGCAGAAAAAGTTCGCAAAGGTTTATTTGCTTGGATTAAAACGCAGAAACCAGGAAAATTTGAACGGGACGAAAAACCAACTTCGAACGTTTTTATAGCAGATTTTGTTGAtctaaataataatgaattttgcaaaattgtgGTAGGTCTTAATGAACAGTTGTTGATTTCGGCAATTTAA